The DNA segment TTCTTATAATACAAACGGCTCTAATCACGACCgtctatataattttttttatagataattTAAAAATCGTTTGTATAACTATCTCTTTTTCACATATGGTAAAAAAACATCTCGAATGAGATTTCTAAACCATCTGTCTAAAATCTTTTCTCCGGTAGTGGGAGTGGGCCACCATAGGAGCCTGCCTCATGGGGTGACGTTTACCATAACTTCTTAGACTATTGCTTGATTATCCGCCACAGTCTAAGAAGCTTAACTAACACTCCTAGATCAATTTCTGTGATGATGCACAGGAATATCTATGAATATGCAAGAACGTGATAACCTGAACAGATGAATTTCTTTCCATTTTCAGAGTGTTATCGTCTTGCGATTTTATGGGATGGATGCGTCGTACATCAGATGTTTAGAGTGTGTGCCTATGAGAAATATGAATTCGAATGTGGATGTACAAGAAACATGCTTTGAAACTCCGCCAAGACCTCTCAGCCAACGTAGTGGGATTCCACCGTACCGAAACTAGAGCGGTTGGATCGATCCCCCACCCGGCGACCGCCGACCTCGCGCAGTCCGCACCGCATCGTCGTCAACCGAACCGATCGAGCGTGGTCTTCTAGGCGCTTCACTCCCGGGCTCCACCCGCCCGGTCCACACGCGGCAGCTCCGCTGGCCGCTGACCCATGGGCGGCGCCCACGCGGGTCCAGGCCCACACCACCGCCGCAACGGCCCGCGCCGGCCCGTCCACGCGGGGCCTGCTGCCGCTCCTGCTCCCTGCATGCGGGCACGGGGAGCCTCCCCACGTGTCCTCGCCCTCCACGTGTGCCTGCTCCGCTCACATCCTGTGGCGCCGATTCGTGGCGGCGCGGCACGGGCCAGGAGCCGCGGAGGTATATCTGAGCGCGAGCCCCGCCGCACCCGACTGGCACCCACCCCGCCGCCCTTCACCGCTCGCGTTGCGACCTTCAGATGCTAAGATTGCTACTATGTCCGACGATCAGCACAGCGGCGACGAAGACCAGCGGCAATGCCGGCGAGGCATCACGGTCGACGTCGAGCTGGGCGCGGCCCTGGCTCTGGCCGATATGGCCGGTGTCGGGCTCGGGCCTGCGGCCAAGCAGGCGCAGCCGGCGGTGCAACTACGTACAGCCGGTGCCGAGCAGATGACCGACGAGGAGATGGAGAACACGAGGCTGAGCCTCGAGCTGGGCATGGCGGGCATCCACTCGTCCTCCTGCTCCAGCAGCTCCAGCTCCGGCCGCCCACCACCACAGGCCGCCGCGCCGGGCACCTACGGCCCCAGGCCCCGGCACATGCTCACCGAGGTAACTAAACTAGCTCGAGTGTCGGCTTGCCGTTGGCCTCCTCGCCGCAGGGTCTTGTGCTGGCTAGCTAGTTGTTTATTCACTGCCGGTGCCTGGCGGCTGTGCGTGCGATTTCAGGCAGAGAAGGAGGCGAAGCGGCTGTGTCGGGTGCTCGCCAACCGGGAGTCCGCGCGCCAGACCATCCTCCGGCGTCAGGTGATCTCAACATGCTCCACTAATAACACCCCGTCAGCATGTAGCAAATCATACGATACGATCTGGATGTGATTTACGCATAATTGCTGTAGAGAAGGGCTTTAATTCATTTAGGCAAAATCCAAGATTCTTTTGTGCTGTTTTTTCCCTTCATCTAGGCGATTCGAGATGAACTGGAGAGAAAAGTTGCAGACTTGTCGTCGCAGAACGAGACCATGAAAAAGGTGAGAGCCAGATCTGGCGCTACAGTTCTTGGGCGCAGCCAATTACCTACCCATGCTTAAATTTTCTGGTGTGGGTGCAGGAGAAGGACATGGTGATGAAGGAGTATCTGTCGCTGAAGGAGACGAACAAGCAGCTCAAAGCACGGCAGGCAGCACATCACCGCTCGCTTTCGTTATTCTAAGGAACCCATCCAGTTAGGCcaacacaaaggaaagaaatgaaACGGAGGCCTAGCATGTTCCGAAGCCTAAAAAATCGTCCAGTTGTTGAAGTCCAAGCTAAGCCACATGACCGCCCTCTACTGGGTCATTTACTCATTAGGCCAGTGTCGTACACCTAGCCAAGTCGAGAACTGCTTCCTGACATGTGTCTGGATGACgatggctctctctctctctctaaatatatgtgtatatatatccgGGTTTTTGTCCACTTGTGATCACTTCTCTGTCTTGGTACTGTAATTCTGTAAAAGCGGCAATGTTTAACATACCGTGTTCTTGTTGTGTGGCGCCATCTATACAGGCTATAGAAGGTGACCGAACCAACGGAACTAATCCCAAGGTTGCTTGCAAGGTGACTGAACGTTTTCTCGAGCATGATCGATTTAAAAATGATCACATTTTGATGCGTACATATCTCCAAATGTAACCGACCTATTGGATGGGAAAATCGACTTTAATCGATACGATGCGAAGTAGTCAGGCCACTCACAGAGAGCAGTGAGATAGCACAACCGCTTCTACAAATGTTTGGATACTGTGGTGAACTAAACTCTCGTTGCTAGCTCAGGCTCCCTTCCAAAAGGAACATCAGTTTGGAATGCTACGGCCGTATCGATGCCGGTGAGAACAGCCGTGGACATGGTGCCCACTTTCTGCGCCACCGCTGTCAGGATTCTTGTTGGCCGTGCTTGTCCTTTACGTCCGGGGCCCTTAGGCCTATGCCCCGCCGCGCCAGCACCGCGCGAGGTAACACTAGTTGGTGCGTTTTTCTGCATCCGtatcaaataaatattatgttaaATTATAGTAGCAGTGGTGCGTCCGtatcaaataaatattatgttaaATTATAGTAGCAGTGGTTTGAAAGCGTATTGATTTTTTCATCGTTTGAATATTTTATATCTGAGGGGGACGTTGATTTTCTCTGGacttatatatgtaatatacatatataaatatatatttgtatagatttgtatgtatatatatttagatATAGGTACATAGTATATTAATGGACAGTAGCTACAACAGTAATATGAACCTTAAAaaagttatgttttttttacttttagtttttttccttCGTATTTTTATATTGTTATATTGATCTACAGTAGCAAGTGTCCTAGGAGCGTGTCGATTTTTCTACTGTTAGTATATGTTATCGGAGGGGTACGTTAGTTTTCTCTGAACTTATgtatgtaatatacatatataaatatataaatttaaatatatatttatgtacatttgtatgtatatatatttatatataggtacataataTATTGGTGGACAATAGCTACGACAGTAAtatgaacataaaaaaaaattgtgctttttttttagttttagtttttttttggaattttagaTCGTTTCAATcgatttatcaatttttttgacatttttttagaaatttccgaaaataaaaattatataatatgTATGTGTAcacgtacatatacatatacgtacatatacacatacatatatgtatacgtatacatatacatatacacgtatatatatgtataaaatgGTGGGACCCACTGCTACTGCAGCTACAGTAGCGAGGTGGCCTGGGCGCTCGCGAATCCCGCCGCGGTTAGTATATAGTATTGATTAGTGATTTTGCATGTGTCACGGGCTGTCTTACAGGCATCGACCTTCCATAAACATTGTTCCTTCTCACCCTCTACAGTGCATGTTACAATTGGAATATGCAACATTATATAGCTCATAAGATCATTCCcaatcatattctcttcatttcgttcccttcccgattcacTTCCCCGTTCCTAtgccctttattttctcttatcttcaacagcttcccttcgaagggaattgcgaagaaaaatgagagagaatcccgtcctgaagggaatgaccctgggaatccggTCGTGAAAGGatccgtgaagggaaaccgttggagcgctgaagggaacgaaaatcccttcacgacgggaatttCACCCGCAAGGGGAATCCCTTGGGCGTGGTCTAATGCTTCATGGAATACTCTTGCAACCACATCTTCCAGAAAAAAACATTATGGGGAATCCAATACCTTCATGCATAATAGGTCCTCGAAAACATTTGATACAAAGGTTGTAGTATGATCTCCATCTACTACAACGCCTTTGATTCCACTAAGGTCTCTAAATTCGGATACACAAGATGTTGACCAATCACCAGCTTAAAAGCATGACAATCCTCCTTAGTCATTCTGCCAATGGGGTGATCACAATCGGAGTCCTTCGCATAATTAGCATCTTATGAGACATCTTCCGTTTTCATCTCACCAAATACATAAGGATCCAATTCAACAGATACCCTTGCTATATCAAAATCATCCCTTACCATCTCCCTCTTTGCTGTATAACTTGCTTCCTCTTCATAAGCTTCATGCCTATCATGATCCACACATACATTCGACCTACACCCTCTTGTGCCACACACATAAAGTGACTCCTCAATGCCTCATCTTCATTCACCTATCATCTTGCAGGTTGGCTACCACACTCCCAAAGCAAAGGCTAGCTTGTGCCTACTTCAAACCCAGCCTTTGTTTGCTCATCACCCCACCATGATGCATCATGGCCTTCAACTCGTTATGATCGGTTGAGATCTAATGCAACATCGACATGCCTCGTAACTACCTTCACCGCTACTAACTCAAGAGTCTTCCATTGAGATTCCTTAATTGTGTCCACATATGCTTTCCACTCTACCTCACCCTTCAATTCAATTATTATCTTGTGATTATAGCCATGGCCCACATCATACGAACCTTGCAATTCAAGAACCAGTCTCTCTTCACTCCACCCTAGCACCTACTTGACTTTTGGACCAACTCATGAAACTTCGGATAGTTCTTGAAAGCTACAACCTTGCAATCTCATACTCGGGCTAAACTTAGCATGACCATCAATCATTTCCAAAATGTCCCTACCATAATGCACATGGATAATTCTTTACCTCTACATCAGGTCCAACAAAAATTGCTCATAAGTAGTAAACtgcaattttaaaaaataacaacaTTTCTTTCCTCTAGACTACAACATGCACTCACCATCCATAAGTATGTGCCTACCAATAAACCCTAAAAATATTCCATCGCTACATTTCATCAAATTATCCAATAGACCCTAACTTTAGAAACAACATAAAATGCAAAATAAGTTTATTTAAAATACATAGCACACCTACATTGTACTAAACAACATCCTTAATCTCAATTAATCCACAAAACTGAGCTTCACATCAAATTTCTTACTCCTAGGGTTTAACCATAAACACACCTAACTAGCCACTAATCGAAGGGGGAAAAAGAGGGGAAATGAAGGAGAATACCTTCCTTAGCCGATCCCCAAGCCAAACCATGGTCAAAACAATATAGAAATCTAGATttgagagggggaggggagggttGAAGGGGAGATATGGCGTCATTGCTCTCCTTTCTCTCCTCGAATAGAGGAGGAACGAAAGGGTTCAGGTGGGATGGCCCACCCACAGTTTGGTTCTACCTTATACTTAGGGGTCTCATGCCAAAGAGCCTAGAATAGAGAGACACATGCTAATGGTGCTAGATTAGAGGTTCATGAGCCCTGCTCATCAGCCTCCACACACTCTATGAGCATCCAAACACTGAAAATGGCTAAGTCCTCGAGTCGCATTGATGTGAATGATAGATTCTAGGTGAGCGACACGTCACCGGATAACGACATCAGCTCCAAAGGGTCGCATGGACACATGCCAATGGGGTTGACGCTAACCAAGCCAACCTCCACGCCTTCGTCCTTGGTGTGGACATCGGTCCAAACTAAAAATAGTTTTGCCCCTGTTCTATTATCAAAAAACCTTTTAAAAAACGTGTGAGGATCAGTGACGTTCTAAGaaggggagtgaattaggatacttaaaatcTATTTGGCTCCAAAAAGTACACACGATAAATcgatatcaatttctatctaaatatgctctaggtttatctagtgtgtctactctaccgctcaaaagagcttgcaacctatctaggaaggtaaattacaagtatgtaaatgcggaaacataaataaggtagagagagaaaactcggcataaggatttttatcatgtggtctCGATGCCATGAATGCTATCCCTAatctatgttggagctccaccaaagatatgctctcagtcgtgaagactcttccggtcatagctcttgagctaccaagtcacaaagataaggcatCAACTCGGAttagccaccaagccacaaaaggtaaggtctcaccactagcctctctcccgATCACTTATCGTCGTCTTCacttagagcttgagccaccaaggtaagtgtAAGACCCCACTTACCGGGATCTCCTATACCGCCAATATCAGTCCccggatcaagtagctgatacgcacagtataacagtcgtagtatcacagtcaaacttcgtacatagaTATAATGGATACAGAGTACAAAAGATTACAAACCACTACAATTTTACAAAACTGGCCCAGCGGATAGCAAAAGTACACAgcagaagcaaaagcccaagccacaagcagcaagggtgcggacgcgacttgcgaaactactcttcatccccggcttcacctccaatgAAGTCAGGATCGGTTtattcatctgaatgacagcaagaatgagtacacaaggtactcagcaagccctacaCTACTTTCAagatgttgatagatgcatatggggtaattcaaggataaggcttcacggctttagttttagcgtaaagcagttttatgcaggtatacATTTTGCTTCATCTACCATTAATCTTAAAACGGTTGAAATGGTTCAAAACAGTAGAAAGCTGTATCTGGGGcttttggtcctgggaggggctacacctcactccgcagtcccttttcaCACTTGGTACACTTCTAGCATCACGCAACTTCTGGCGGGTTAAGCCATGAGCTtcatcatacggacatctagtctacacactcactcatcaagacacacgcaccctgagtctagtcaagcgtgaccataccttcgcatgtccatgaccgcggacacggctattcgaataggtttacactctgcagaggttgtacacctttacccatgcgatatgctcagcctccatccgttgCAAGGGGAGGAGCGATTCATACCGAGACCTTTCCAACACCTtccctgccgggcttttccacgacgCACGTCAAGGACCAGAGCtgtatgttccgaaggccagcatccctttttaagcctaagccggtacCTGAAACCTTCAAACAGCCGACAggatagtcacttgactgctcgttgctctcagcctcctggtattatgcccaacccagtctggtgaagggagaagtcaagtcctgcccatacaggacgcatggttgcacggggtggctaagcatgacggcgcaagactcggtccttaagcggccgggctaggcatcttcctgggcaatgaataccaccatgtaactcaagcccccaagagcatcctccccggaggaccactctacctgcccgcgccaaaacagttttcacccatttttacacatcaccttccatgtcccactcgacatcaaggatttcaccataatcacggaattcacaaccatcaaggaatcatggtatatgagttaatgttgataacagtaaatcttgtttcggaagagaagtgttttaaaagcaatatctccgaggagacgtattttaaaagcgacatctccgaggagatgtattcaatcctaagcatgctagatatcaagacgtcgtccatcgttaatatatttaacaacaggtattcctagggtgatatgtattctggatgatgacatgtatggcatggcagtgttgatagggttaactactagaagtagtttgaaagaaaatgcaatatatagcacatgcgataataagtccgattttagttgatcatgtatattattcgaaaacataggttcaatatgatcaaggaaataggacttgccttctccggagttttcCTCGAAGTCTTGGTTAAAATCCGGATCTCCTTCGCTCTTGACACTTCCTGCGCAGAATTTAGGGTGTTCTGCAAttacgactacgatcaataacgtgCTAGATTAGCGatgaatcaaacaacaccaACGAAAAACCAAATAGTCTCTAATAGGCATTAAAACATGATAGACGTAtggatcttgattttagatgaatttcggcgaaagaatcgccaaaatcggagttgaaatggaTGAGCTATGGCGTTCCGAATATTTGTTGGAAGGGAAATCCTAAAAATCAGATAATGCTACTATTCCGTGGACTTGGTTCGCAATTCTGTGGACCGAAGAAGCTGTGAAGGGAGGGTTCACCGTGGACCTTAGGCCATAGACTTGGTCTGTGGGCCGGTGGTGAGCTGCCCGGCCTGTCCACCGTGGACCAGGGGCTGTGGACCGGCCACCCACCCGGGGAAGGGGCCCACTGCCCAGGGGCAATCCGGCCAGGGGATAAGGACGAGGGGGCCGGTCCTCCCTCCTTTTCCCGTGCG comes from the Phragmites australis chromosome 22, lpPhrAust1.1, whole genome shotgun sequence genome and includes:
- the LOC133905171 gene encoding G-box-binding factor 1-like, coding for MSDDQHSGDEDQRQCRRGITVDVELGAALALADMAGVGLGPAAKQAQPAVQLRTAGAEQMTDEEMENTRLSLELGMAGIHSSSCSSSSSSGRPPPQAAAPGTYGPRPRHMLTEAEKEAKRLCRVLANRESARQTILRRQAIRDELERKVADLSSQNETMKKEKDMVMKEYLSLKETNKQLKARQAAHHRSLSLF